TTTAACACATCTACAGTATCCCATGACTTTAGAAAAGAGTTCAAGGGCTCCTTGTAGGTTAAGCTTCAATTGCCTAACTAActtgaatattcaatttttcagtttggaAACCAAATACCGTAAAGTGAAGAAAGACGGAAAGAAGAACGGACTCAAGTCGATTGCTGAATGGCTATTCACAAAGACATCTGCCAAGAAAAATGGAGCACCAGTGACGTCATCAGCTGAGAAAGTTTGTGCGAATATGGTGACAGTTAAAGAGAAGCCAACGTATTTTGATGTGAGTTTTTCGggtaaaaaacaattttatcagaaaaaaatagtatttagTCAAGAAAGTATATGAACGTTCGTATTTTCGACAGTTGATATATTTGCATAAataggaatttcaaaatttttgagccgtAGGTTCAAAGGGACGTACCATATCAAAATTTAAGTTAAGTTAAATAAatgaaactgcaaaaatatgttttgttcTATGCCACCATCAACATGAATTATAACCAGTATGTTCAATGAACAGACTCAAACGTTTTTTCGTTTCCTGTTCAggaaattttgatcaaaaacaaGACACCGGGCATCCCCCGGGAACAGCTGTCCCTCTGGAAGTCTTATGATTTCTCTCCACAGATATGTGTTAAACCAAACTTCACGTGAAGTACATGAAGAAACCTAGTGACGTAAAACATAGTAGATGTTAGACAAAAcgtacttttttaaatgataagGTGATTGGGATCAATCACATGATTTCTTTTTGTAGTTCTCAAATTTAGTGGTCtctgtttttagtttttatagtCTTATTTTCAGCGCATCCCAAATGAAAttctatttgaaattttggaaaactgcaAATCCACGGAGCCATCCACTGTTCTCGCTGCGCGAAGATTATCCCGACGATTTAATGCATGTATGGATCATATTGCTGATGTTAAAATTAATGTGGTAAGTtacttttcttttaaatttaattccttctaattttaaaatttcagctctcCCGCCTTGTGATTTCTGGACTCGGAAAGAAGGGGATTGAAATGCGATGGGTTAGCTATGAAGGTCAGAAgacaaaaactacagtagtcccATGGAGTACGGTTAGATCACCGAGAAGTTCGTTTGAGTTCAACTTTAGACGATTTGCAATTCAAAGAATTCTGTTAAAGGTAGGTTTACAAGGTTGAActatagaaaaatcaatgaaatatttaatttcagaatgttccACTTTCGGATGATTTGATCGAATTTCTGCGTCGCCAATTTCAGTATGCAGATCTCACAAAACTGATTCAACTTTCCCTATCTCAAGTTGATTTCTCATTATCCAACTGCCTCTCCCTTCATCGATTCCTTGCCCCTGTCGcaaaaacacttgaaatcTTCGAAATCACTCAATGTACTGGAATGCGAGCAGATTCGGTAACTGACGAGCATTTGGCTCAACTGGATGCTCCAACGGTTCGTAGAATTTGCATTGATGGAGTACGATTCGCGTCGAATGCCACACGTAATCTGGATATTGGAGACGGAGCATTGAGACATTTTGCAAGACTTGGAGCATTTCCAACAATGATTCTGGATCGATGTGCAGTTACAACTAATACAGTATGTGATTACACAAAAGAATGGTTCGAGCAGTGTAATGAATCGGAAAAGCAGTTGAGAAGTCAAGTATGCACAGTCAAGAGGTGTCCAAAAGTTAAAGGTGAGTAAAAACCACGagctttaaaattattattaacctaaaagtaaaattgttgaaaccaaactacattttttgaaaagtcaggTCGACTTTTGTCAGAACGTATTCCAGACGCGAAATTGTCCGATTTTTTGCCAAGaatacggtaccaggtctcggcacggcaaatttttggaatcttCAAAAAGGTGCGCGCCTATAAAGACTACTGTATCGTCAAGCTTTCATTTCTGCGGAATCGTCACAAcgatttgaaattacagtactcctttaaaggcgcacacaccTGTCGCATTCAAccaaaattgtcgtgtcgaggcCGGTTACCgtattttgaagcaaaaatcaCAGCTTTAATACATAATCAATAAACTATAATATATTCCAGGATCTCAATTTGAATCCGAATGCCTTCGACGTGGACTTCGATGCAAAAATCGCCGTGGCTCGGGCTCATTGACATTGTATAATGTGCAGGAGGAAAATACAAAACGCGAATTTACAATTGCTCTGGCAGCTCTTGAAGACAaagaattggctgaaaaactgaaaatctccGAACAAAATTGCAATAATAACAATCTTCTGACTGTTCCACCTTCCTTCCAACTTTAATCAATTCatagaatttattttccaattgatCCCCCCTTATCTCTCGATTTCCCAAACATTTTGGGTTTTAGAAATTGTCTTTATAAGACCACAACTTCAAAATGACGTGTGCCTACTTGTATTTGTACTTGTATATTTTCTTGTTTCGggtttctatttttctaaattttcgaatttctgatGAAGATTTCATCGTTTCATAATAATTCTTTAACATGGAAACAACAGAAGGGGAACATATAAAATTAGAACGGGGATATTCTTTGAGAATAAATTAAAGCATTTGAACCATCTACGTTAAAACGAataaacacaacaaaaaaatgataaaataaatgaaacatGATTAAATGAATATTCACATGAATGGAATATTATGGATGCTTCTTTTTCGAACGGCGTTTCTTCTTgtcttcctgaaaaattatggaattttattaaattttagctGATATAATTTTGAGACttaattaaaattgtaaaattagcACACTTATCACTCTAACGTGACCGATAATCATAATGAAACACTACAAAATTCTtagatttctcaaatttcaagtcaaagtttttttttgtaaattgcaaccttttcaaaaatgtgaaatttttgggtgATTTAGggatttttggcgaatttttttgatttatcagattcgagaaaaaaatttaacgcaATTGAGAtataagaaaatgaagaaaatgtctgaaattctgGCCGACTTCTAAAATTATGATatgtgaaacaaaaaatgttctctgTAATTTTTCGGTATCAATAAATTATACTTTATGTTTCAAGTAAGAGCCAAAATCTTTCCAGTCGACTTCTGCCACGTCAGTGCATTCCCATTCatcattcgatttttcgatttcaaccATAACAGGGCGGAACACAtagttttgtctgaaaaaatgcaacggaatttaaaaaattataaattgaaagttaaaaCGCCGCAAAAATCTCACCGTTCCTGGGGGTCTTTGAATCGGAACCAATTGTCAAATCCTTCATATCCTAACAAATCGAGTaatttcttcatattttttgtagtcACATTGATAAACATTTGACCGGAGAAGTCCATAACTCGCACctgaagtttttttgtaaCGATACTtcccaaaaactaaaattcaaaaaattatctaaattcagctaaaatctcaaactttGTCAACTTGACAATGTCACAACTCGCAGAAGTGAGTTCCGACCGCCGCACCACTGACaagtcggaaaaatttgagattttagctgaaaataggcTATTTAtccaaaacattaaaaatgttctatATTAGGAAATAGGCAATATAAATATAAAGAACATACTCTAGAATACATCGACAATTCAGATTTTCCTTGGGAATCCTTACAAAACTCGCATTGATTCGCTGCTTCTGGGAGAGAGTGTTTGCATTTCGAACATCTGAAACCAATATTATTATATTAATTATCAAGGAATCAGTATGTACCCTgcataaaaatccaaatttaaatCGAGTAAGTTAACTTGGACAactgtttttttgattttcgtgTCTGACAATTCGTGGATaactgaaataataatttttttaggtgaaaactcGAAATGGCTCACATCTGGGTTTGATGCAAAACGGCTTCTTGGCAATTGAATGGCGTCGGATACCGGATTTCGCAccattttccttatttttcagaactctaTCAATATAGATTTCTGTAACATCGCCTGAGCTTGCTGAAAGtttacgaaaaattaaatcaataGCTACAATCGATTGAGcattacattttttacagaCTTCCGCGTCGACATGAATTCTGTCGCCAAATTTAATATCAGAGCCACGATTGTAGCTACAAGTGGCCAGGATTAGAGGAGTTGAGCTGGATTCTTGAAGAATAATTCGGAATTTATCCTTTTCGTAGATTCGAGAAACACGCAAAACATCGGCgtggatttctgaaaaaagactCCGGATTACGAGAATTACGGAATAaagaacagttttcaaaaaggagAGCCAATTCTAGAGCTTAACTAACCTTTAAactccttcttcttttcttttttcgaatgttttttactttttttagaagaactgctggttgatttttttgctggTGGAGCTTCGAAATCTTCGAAACCGCCGCTAGCCGGCCGTTTTGTAGTTGTTGAGCTcgttctgaaaagaaaaacttcGAGCTAGATAGCACCTTTGAAACTTACCCTTCTCTTCGAAACGGTGAAACGAAAGCGCTCGACCCATTGTTTTTGCGCACGAGAGGGGAAGAAAATCCGCCTTTAGACGAGGATTTGCTCTTGAGATCActctgaatttgaaattttttatattagaAGAATAAATGTGTTGTCGAagttaatttcagaatatgtTCCATTATTTCCTTTTAATTCCAAAGCTTACATTCAACATCTTCTTTGATTTATCAATCGATTCCTGCTTCACATCAATTCGGATACCAGCCGCTGTTGAAAAAACCGGTTCCATTGATATCGGTACGCCTTTCGGCTCATCAAAGCTGTCTGGTTCAGATATTGTGTCGAAACTgtcttttctgaaaacaaagaaTTGCAATTCATGTatgtttctcaattttcttgctataacaataaaataaatcttGACTAACACTTTTTTAGATGAGTCACCCATCGGTCGATGTCACAATATTCTGgtaaagtctgaaaatttcattttgagttcagaaatttgagatttcaattgaaaaaaagggaaaaaattaaatttttgtttttcaaataaactgaGAATTTTACTGTCCGGTGGAGCGTAATTGCATTATTtcctttttgagaaaaaaattgcgacactaatttatttatttccgcCTTTTCTTCTAATTTCGTAATGCAAAATCAATTATCTCACAAATTATAACACGAACCGTTTCTGCCGTTTAAAACTGTggaaataattatatttatgTGCGGTTTTCATTCATAAAACGAGGGGAAACCCCCAATTGACCTTTCCTCTCTGAATAAAAAAGCAAAGCAAATATTAAATCCGTGTATTTTTTGCGTCATTCTTTTCTATCTCTTACTCTTTTTGCCCCCGCAGTAATAAAGATCtagagaaatagagaagaaaaggagaaagtgaggaaaaaaaatacatgctCGCAGAGTTCGAAGCTTTGGTCTAACTAGTTGAGATTTCTTCCCAGCTTGATGTTTTTCCGGGTCGCTTTTTCCTTTCATctcttaaattttcattttccatttcttgggtattttcttttgataatcaaattaaagaaaaagcACTCGATTTTAGGTgcaatcattcaaaaaattcttttgataaaataatcaCCTTATCACCATTTTAATGTCATTCCCGCCATGAAAACCTGATTTTACAGTCTAAACCTTTCCTATTTTCTCATGATGAcgctctgattttttttaatttctcgacataaatttaatttcagccaAACTTCAAAATGGCTCCATTGCCACGTGTGAAATGTTATTTCGATGTGGTCTGTCCCAATTCATGGATCACTATTCAGGTACATTTGTAATCTAGAAAAACTTGTTTTGATACAATTTAAACTGAAAGATTTTGTTTTTCCGGGTTTTCATTTCCATTGCCCTTCAGAATCATGTGCTTCACGTGAAATAGAAATGGGTCGCATGTGAAAAATAGATAGATCTCAGCcctttttgaatgttttattattcccgaaaataaaaaaagatggaaagaaaatcaaatataattttcaggctCTTACATCACACAATTCTCTATTCGA
The nucleotide sequence above comes from Caenorhabditis elegans chromosome III. Encoded proteins:
- the T07E3.4 gene encoding F-box domain-containing protein (Confirmed by transcript evidence), which produces MELQRKRSFNTSTVSHDFRKEFKGSFLETKYRKVKKDGKKNGLKSIAEWLFTKTSAKKNGAPVTSSAEKVCANMVTVKEKPTYFDRIPNEILFEILENCKSTEPSTVLAARRLSRRFNACMDHIADVKINVLSRLVISGLGKKGIEMRWVSYEGQKTKTTVVPWSTVRSPRSSFEFNFRRFAIQRILLKNVPLSDDLIEFLRRQFQYADLTKLIQLSLSQVDFSLSNCLSLHRFLAPVAKTLEIFEITQCTGMRADSVTDEHLAQLDAPTVRRICIDGVRFASNATRNLDIGDGALRHFARLGAFPTMILDRCAVTTNTVCDYTKEWFEQCNESEKQLRSQVCTVKRCPKVKGSQFESECLRRGLRCKNRRGSGSLTLYNVQEENTKREFTIALAALEDKELAEKLKISEQNCNNNNLLTVPPSFQL
- the T07E3.4 gene encoding F-box domain-containing protein (Confirmed by transcript evidence), encoding MVTVKEKPTYFDRIPNEILFEILENCKSTEPSTVLAARRLSRRFNACMDHIADVKINVLSRLVISGLGKKGIEMRWVSYEGQKTKTTVVPWSTVRSPRSSFEFNFRRFAIQRILLKNVPLSDDLIEFLRRQFQYADLTKLIQLSLSQVDFSLSNCLSLHRFLAPVAKTLEIFEITQCTGMRADSVTDEHLAQLDAPTVRRICIDGVRFASNATRNLDIGDGALRHFARLGAFPTMILDRCAVTTNTVCDYTKEWFEQCNESEKQLRSQVCTVKRCPKVKGSQFESECLRRGLRCKNRRGSGSLTLYNVQEENTKREFTIALAALEDKELAEKLKISEQNCNNNNLLTVPPSFQL
- the brc-2 gene encoding DNA repair protein brc-2 (Confirmed by transcript evidence) codes for the protein MGDSSKKVKDSFDTISEPDSFDEPKGVPISMEPVFSTAAGIRIDVKQESIDKSKKMLNSDLKSKSSSKGGFSSPLVRKNNGSSAFVSPFRREGTSSTTTKRPASGGFEDFEAPPAKKSTSSSSKKSKKHSKKEKKKEFKEIHADVLRVSRIYEKDKFRIILQESSSTPLILATCSYNRGSDIKFGDRIHVDAEVCKKSSSGDVTEIYIDRVLKNKENGAKSGIRRHSIAKKPFCIKPRFIHELSDTKIKKTVVQVNLLDLNLDFYAGCSKCKHSLPEAANQCEFCKDSQGKSELSMYSRVRVMDFSGQMFINVTTKNMKKLLDLLGYEGFDNWFRFKDPQERQNYVFRPVMVEIEKSNDEWECTDVAEVDWKDFGSYLKHKEDKKKRRSKKKHP